From a single Ooceraea biroi isolate clonal line C1 chromosome 12, Obir_v5.4, whole genome shotgun sequence genomic region:
- the LOC105285433 gene encoding juvenile hormone acid O-methyltransferase-like isoform X3, with translation MHGHRLRSRKCNEGTTPTCPKRKREVDREEKRLDFEVLDIQTKNLPEKYVSNFDNVFSFYTLQWCNDIRQSFENIYRMLRHGGTMLILMVPSDPVFGIFQMLINDIRFSSYLQGAEKSLPAYQNVAEPHKHVKDLLKDIGFEVYHCSCRDNVNIIKSREVFLSMILSIFEMNLDKMPHDLKKEFKDTFMREYRKRSTYIHIVINDGQEQTLQIHKTLIIYAKKAE, from the exons ATGCATGGACATCGGTTGCGGTCCCGGAAGTGTAACGAAGGAACTACTCCTACCTGCCCTAAACGCAAACGTGAAGTTGATAG GGAGGAGAAACGCTTGGACTTCGAAGTGCTGGATATTCAAACGAAGAATCTGCCGGAGAAATACGTCTCTAACTTTGACAACGTGTTCTCGTTCTATACTTTGCAGTGGTGCAACGACATCCG ACAGTCATTTGAAAATATCTATCGCATGCTTCGTCATGGTGGAACTATGCTTATACTTATGGTACCGTCTGACCCTGTATTCGGCATTTTCCAAATGCTGATTAATGATATTCGCTTTTCATCGTATTTACAA GGCGCGGAGAAATCTCTTCCGGCATATCAGAATGTTGCCGAACCACACAAACATGTAAAAGACTTGCTTAAAGACATTGGATTTGAGGTTTACCATTGCAGTTGTAGAGATAACGTAAACATAATTAAGAGCAGAGAAGTTTTTTTAA GTATGATATTATCTATCTTTGAAATGAACTTGGACAAGATGCCACATGatctaaaaaaagaattcaagGATACATTTATGCGTGAATATCGTAAAAGgagtacatatatacatatcgtGATAAATGATGGCCAGGAGCAAACTCTGCAAATACACAAAACACTAATAATTTACGCAAAAAAAGCTGAATAA
- the LOC105285433 gene encoding juvenile hormone acid O-methyltransferase-like isoform X1, with the protein MTSPTLYLSHADHTDLQNGKISCLMSEFDEELMKMSGKCMDIGCGPGSVTKELLLPALNANVKLIGTDISEKMIEYAKNAYREEKRLDFEVLDIQTKNLPEKYVSNFDNVFSFYTLQWCNDIRQSFENIYRMLRHGGTMLILMVPSDPVFGIFQMLINDIRFSSYLQGAEKSLPAYQNVAEPHKHVKDLLKDIGFEVYHCSCRDNVNIIKSREVFLSMILSIFEMNLDKMPHDLKKEFKDTFMREYRKRSTYIHIVINDGQEQTLQIHKTLIIYAKKAE; encoded by the exons ATGACGAGTCCAACGCTATATCTTTCTCATGCTGATCATACTGATCTGCAAAATGGCAAAATATCGTGCCTAATGAGCGAGTTTGACGAGGAGTTGATGAAAATGTCCGGAAAATGCATGGACATCGGTTGCGGTCCCGGAAGTGTAACGAAGGAACTACTCCTACCTGCCCTAAACGCAAACGTGAAGTTGATAG GTACGGACATCTCAGAGAAGATGATCGAGTACGCGAAGAACGCTTACAGGGAGGAGAAACGCTTGGACTTCGAAGTGCTGGATATTCAAACGAAGAATCTGCCGGAGAAATACGTCTCTAACTTTGACAACGTGTTCTCGTTCTATACTTTGCAGTGGTGCAACGACATCCG ACAGTCATTTGAAAATATCTATCGCATGCTTCGTCATGGTGGAACTATGCTTATACTTATGGTACCGTCTGACCCTGTATTCGGCATTTTCCAAATGCTGATTAATGATATTCGCTTTTCATCGTATTTACAA GGCGCGGAGAAATCTCTTCCGGCATATCAGAATGTTGCCGAACCACACAAACATGTAAAAGACTTGCTTAAAGACATTGGATTTGAGGTTTACCATTGCAGTTGTAGAGATAACGTAAACATAATTAAGAGCAGAGAAGTTTTTTTAA GTATGATATTATCTATCTTTGAAATGAACTTGGACAAGATGCCACATGatctaaaaaaagaattcaagGATACATTTATGCGTGAATATCGTAAAAGgagtacatatatacatatcgtGATAAATGATGGCCAGGAGCAAACTCTGCAAATACACAAAACACTAATAATTTACGCAAAAAAAGCTGAATAA